Proteins from one Gossypium raimondii isolate GPD5lz chromosome 8, ASM2569854v1, whole genome shotgun sequence genomic window:
- the LOC105791472 gene encoding SWR1-complex protein 4 isoform X1: MDAKDILGLPKTPLPIPQEKKSRPQKDSQRKPDGISREVYALTGGVAPLMPSIDVSQLKRRPPSDEKITWQWLPFTSSARKDDLQLYHWVRVVNGVPPTGDYSFAKYNKSVDVIRYTDEEYEKYLTDPKWTKEETDQLFDLCERFDLRFIIIADRFPTHRTVEELKDRYYSVSRAILVARAPSPGEVAGHPLVKEPYNVTQETERKRALSMVLSQTKHQERKDAEVLAEAKRIAESRMAARAAEEPDLPVPSDVGPESAEGAVGPGDTISPSNVQAPAAAIAPSTSVIADNASTLASLRMLRVYLRTYALEQMVQAASSSAGLRTIKRVEQTLQDLGVNLKPKVPTKAVCAEHLELRKEILTLLNLQKQLQYKEAEGSSFRDGSYGDMPGTAKRSQRAADQDRTFVPDTISFGVIPGDRVVKREQKRKGPGRTSETPSSPAGAHKRPRKMKASDL; the protein is encoded by the exons ATGGACGCGAAGGACATCCTTGGGCTGCCCAAAACTCCGTTGCCAATACCCCAGGAGAAGAAATCACGTCCCCAGAAAGATTCCCAGAGAAAACCCGATGGCATTTCTCGCGAG GTTTATGCCCTTACAGGTGGGGTGGCTCCGCTTATGCCTTCCATTGATGTCTCTCAATTGAAACGACGCCCACCATCCGACGAGAAG ATCACATGGCAGTGGCTTCCTTTCACAAGCTCTGCCCGAAAGGATGATTTGCAACTTTACCACTGG GTGAGAGTCGTAAATGGTGTTCCACCAACCGGTGATTATTCCTTTGCTAAGTATAACAAG TCTGTTGATGTTATCAGATACACAGATGAGGAGTATGAGAAGTATTTAACTGATCCT AAATGGACCAAGGAAGAGACAGATCAATTGTTTGACTTGTGCGAACGGTTTGATCTCCGCTTCATCATTATAGCTGACAGGTTCCCAACACACCGGACTGTGGAGGAACTGAAGGATCGATATTATAGTG TGTCTCGAGCCATTCTGGTTGCTAGGGCTCCATCTCCTGGTGAAGTTGCAGGGCATCCTCTTGTTAAG GAACCCTACAATGTTACTCAAGAGACTGAACGCAAGCGTGCTTTATCAATGGTCCTTTCTCAAACAAAGCACCAAGAGCGGAAAGATGCTGAG gTTCTTGCTGAAGCAAAAAGAATAGCCGAGTCACGTATGGCGGCACGG GCTGCTGAAGAACCTGATTTGCCTGTCCCCTCAGATGTTGGTCCTGAAAGTGCTGAGGGGGCTGTTGGTCCTGGAGATACTATATCTCCGTCCAATGTTCAAGCGCCTGCTGCAGCGATTGCACCTTCTACCTCAGTAATAGCTGATAATGCCTCAACTCTTGCTTCCTTGCGTATG CTTCGGGTATATTTGAGAACTTATGCACTTGAGCAAATGGTCCAAGCTGCAAGCTCCTCTGCTGGACTTCGGACCATCAAGCGGGTTGAGCAAACCTTACAAGATCTTGGG GTTAATTTAAAGCCAAAGGTTCCAACAAAGGCCGTTTGTGCTGAGCATCttgaattaagaaaagaaattctAACGTTGCTAAATCTCCAGAAACAG TTGCAATACAAGGAGGCAGAAGGTTCATCTTTCCGTGATGGTTCCTATGGTGATATGCCAGGCACTGCAAAG CGATCACAACGTGCTGCTGATCAGGACCGCACATTTGTCCCTGACACCATTAGTTTTGGAG TAATTCCAGGTGATAGGGTTGTCAAAAGGGAGCAAAAACGAAAG GGACCTGGGAGAACATCTGAGACTCCATCGTCACCAGCGGGAGCTCATAAAAGACCAAGAAAGATGAAAGCTTCTGATCTATAA
- the LOC105791472 gene encoding SWR1-complex protein 4 isoform X2 — protein sequence MDAKDILGLPKTPLPIPQEKKSRPQKDSQRKPDGISREVYALTGGVAPLMPSIDVSQLKRRPPSDEKITWQWLPFTSSARKDDLQLYHWVRVVNGVPPTGDYSFAKYNKSVDVIRYTDEEYEKYLTDPKWTKEETDQLFDLCERFDLRFIIIADRFPTHRTVEELKDRYYSVSRAILVARAPSPGEVAGHPLVKEPYNVTQETERKRALSMVLSQTKHQERKDAEVLAEAKRIAESRMAARAAEEPDLPVPSDVGPESAEGAVGPGDTISPSNVQAPAAAIAPSTSVIADNASTLASLRMLRVYLRTYALEQMVQAASSSAGLRTIKRVEQTLQDLGVNLKPKVPTKAVCAEHLELRKEILTLLNLQKQLQYKEAEGSSFRDGSYGDMPGTAKRSQRAADQDRTFVPDTISFGGDRVVKREQKRKGPGRTSETPSSPAGAHKRPRKMKASDL from the exons ATGGACGCGAAGGACATCCTTGGGCTGCCCAAAACTCCGTTGCCAATACCCCAGGAGAAGAAATCACGTCCCCAGAAAGATTCCCAGAGAAAACCCGATGGCATTTCTCGCGAG GTTTATGCCCTTACAGGTGGGGTGGCTCCGCTTATGCCTTCCATTGATGTCTCTCAATTGAAACGACGCCCACCATCCGACGAGAAG ATCACATGGCAGTGGCTTCCTTTCACAAGCTCTGCCCGAAAGGATGATTTGCAACTTTACCACTGG GTGAGAGTCGTAAATGGTGTTCCACCAACCGGTGATTATTCCTTTGCTAAGTATAACAAG TCTGTTGATGTTATCAGATACACAGATGAGGAGTATGAGAAGTATTTAACTGATCCT AAATGGACCAAGGAAGAGACAGATCAATTGTTTGACTTGTGCGAACGGTTTGATCTCCGCTTCATCATTATAGCTGACAGGTTCCCAACACACCGGACTGTGGAGGAACTGAAGGATCGATATTATAGTG TGTCTCGAGCCATTCTGGTTGCTAGGGCTCCATCTCCTGGTGAAGTTGCAGGGCATCCTCTTGTTAAG GAACCCTACAATGTTACTCAAGAGACTGAACGCAAGCGTGCTTTATCAATGGTCCTTTCTCAAACAAAGCACCAAGAGCGGAAAGATGCTGAG gTTCTTGCTGAAGCAAAAAGAATAGCCGAGTCACGTATGGCGGCACGG GCTGCTGAAGAACCTGATTTGCCTGTCCCCTCAGATGTTGGTCCTGAAAGTGCTGAGGGGGCTGTTGGTCCTGGAGATACTATATCTCCGTCCAATGTTCAAGCGCCTGCTGCAGCGATTGCACCTTCTACCTCAGTAATAGCTGATAATGCCTCAACTCTTGCTTCCTTGCGTATG CTTCGGGTATATTTGAGAACTTATGCACTTGAGCAAATGGTCCAAGCTGCAAGCTCCTCTGCTGGACTTCGGACCATCAAGCGGGTTGAGCAAACCTTACAAGATCTTGGG GTTAATTTAAAGCCAAAGGTTCCAACAAAGGCCGTTTGTGCTGAGCATCttgaattaagaaaagaaattctAACGTTGCTAAATCTCCAGAAACAG TTGCAATACAAGGAGGCAGAAGGTTCATCTTTCCGTGATGGTTCCTATGGTGATATGCCAGGCACTGCAAAG CGATCACAACGTGCTGCTGATCAGGACCGCACATTTGTCCCTGACACCATTAGTTTTGGAG GTGATAGGGTTGTCAAAAGGGAGCAAAAACGAAAG GGACCTGGGAGAACATCTGAGACTCCATCGTCACCAGCGGGAGCTCATAAAAGACCAAGAAAGATGAAAGCTTCTGATCTATAA
- the LOC105791472 gene encoding SWR1-complex protein 4 isoform X3 produces the protein MICNFTTGLSYMIQVRVVNGVPPTGDYSFAKYNKSVDVIRYTDEEYEKYLTDPKWTKEETDQLFDLCERFDLRFIIIADRFPTHRTVEELKDRYYSVSRAILVARAPSPGEVAGHPLVKEPYNVTQETERKRALSMVLSQTKHQERKDAEVLAEAKRIAESRMAARAAEEPDLPVPSDVGPESAEGAVGPGDTISPSNVQAPAAAIAPSTSVIADNASTLASLRMLRVYLRTYALEQMVQAASSSAGLRTIKRVEQTLQDLGVNLKPKVPTKAVCAEHLELRKEILTLLNLQKQLQYKEAEGSSFRDGSYGDMPGTAKRSQRAADQDRTFVPDTISFGVIPGDRVVKREQKRKGPGRTSETPSSPAGAHKRPRKMKASDL, from the exons ATGATTTGCAACTTTACCACTGG TCTCTCTTATATGATTCAGGTGAGAGTCGTAAATGGTGTTCCACCAACCGGTGATTATTCCTTTGCTAAGTATAACAAG TCTGTTGATGTTATCAGATACACAGATGAGGAGTATGAGAAGTATTTAACTGATCCT AAATGGACCAAGGAAGAGACAGATCAATTGTTTGACTTGTGCGAACGGTTTGATCTCCGCTTCATCATTATAGCTGACAGGTTCCCAACACACCGGACTGTGGAGGAACTGAAGGATCGATATTATAGTG TGTCTCGAGCCATTCTGGTTGCTAGGGCTCCATCTCCTGGTGAAGTTGCAGGGCATCCTCTTGTTAAG GAACCCTACAATGTTACTCAAGAGACTGAACGCAAGCGTGCTTTATCAATGGTCCTTTCTCAAACAAAGCACCAAGAGCGGAAAGATGCTGAG gTTCTTGCTGAAGCAAAAAGAATAGCCGAGTCACGTATGGCGGCACGG GCTGCTGAAGAACCTGATTTGCCTGTCCCCTCAGATGTTGGTCCTGAAAGTGCTGAGGGGGCTGTTGGTCCTGGAGATACTATATCTCCGTCCAATGTTCAAGCGCCTGCTGCAGCGATTGCACCTTCTACCTCAGTAATAGCTGATAATGCCTCAACTCTTGCTTCCTTGCGTATG CTTCGGGTATATTTGAGAACTTATGCACTTGAGCAAATGGTCCAAGCTGCAAGCTCCTCTGCTGGACTTCGGACCATCAAGCGGGTTGAGCAAACCTTACAAGATCTTGGG GTTAATTTAAAGCCAAAGGTTCCAACAAAGGCCGTTTGTGCTGAGCATCttgaattaagaaaagaaattctAACGTTGCTAAATCTCCAGAAACAG TTGCAATACAAGGAGGCAGAAGGTTCATCTTTCCGTGATGGTTCCTATGGTGATATGCCAGGCACTGCAAAG CGATCACAACGTGCTGCTGATCAGGACCGCACATTTGTCCCTGACACCATTAGTTTTGGAG TAATTCCAGGTGATAGGGTTGTCAAAAGGGAGCAAAAACGAAAG GGACCTGGGAGAACATCTGAGACTCCATCGTCACCAGCGGGAGCTCATAAAAGACCAAGAAAGATGAAAGCTTCTGATCTATAA